The Malus domestica chromosome 13, GDT2T_hap1 genome includes a window with the following:
- the LOC103451434 gene encoding G-patch domain-containing protein C1486.03: MYFFLLLVKGKRKKGKTGRKPSIICVFMGEEEAVTVRSSSSAPAIDSSNIGFQRRLEPIQAYLKDNKRGIGADTSTNKFLPVSEISDSSRRKYEKEEEGMGNGMMSSSCSSTAINSSNIGFQLLKKHGWKEGTGLGISEQGRLEPVQTYLKNNKRGLGAEKLKKALKPPDSTALNKKNDQEGQSRKGKGLSKKMKKMQELEKNLQEREFERAFFREFWPDNV; encoded by the exons atgtattttttccttcttttggttaaagggaaaagaaagaaaggaaaaactgGCCGAAAGCCATCAATCATCTGTGTGTTCATGGGAGAGGAGGAGGCGGTAACGGTGCGGTCATCTTCTTCAGCTCCAGCTATAGACTCCTCCAATATTGGGTTTCAG CGTAGGCTAGAGCCTATTCAAGCTTACTTGAAGGACAACAAACGCGGCATAGGAGCAGATACTTCAACAAATAAATTCTTGCCGGTTTCTGAAATTTCAGATTCTAGTCGACGAAAGTATGAAAAG GAGGAAGAAGGTATGGGAAACGGCATGATGTCTTCAAGTTGTTCATCAACAGCCATCAATTCCTCCAATATAGGCTTTCAG CTTTTGAAGAAACATGGTTGGAAAGAAGGAACTGGTCTTGGGATTTCTGAGCAG GGAAGGTTAGAGCCTGTACAGACTTACTTAAAGAATAATAAACGGGGCCTGGGAGCAGAAAAGTTAAAGAAGGCGCTAAAGCCCCCTGATTCTACTgccttgaataaaaaaaatgaccaG GAGGGGCAATCAAGAAAAGGCAAGGGACTCtccaagaagatgaagaagatgcaGGAGTTAGAGAAAAATTTGCAGGAGAGAGAATTTGAGCGTGCCTTTTTCAGGGAGTTTTGGCCAGATAACGTTTAA
- the LOC103451436 gene encoding phytochrome-associated serine/threonine-protein phosphatase-like, giving the protein MDLDQWISKVKEGQHLLEDELQLLCEYVKEILIEESNVQPVNSPVTVCGDIHGQFHDLMKLFQTGGHVPETNYIFMGDFVDRGYNSLEVFTILLLLKARYPANITLLRGNHESRQLTQVYGFYDECQRKYGNANAWRYCTDVFDYLTLSAIIDGTVLCVHGGLSPDIRTIDQIRVVERNCEIPHEGPFCDLMWSDPEDIETWAVSPRGAGWLFGSRVTSEFNHINNLDLVCRAHQLVQEGLKYMFQDKGLVTVWSAPNYCYRCGNVASILSFNDTMEREVKFFTETEENNQMRGPRTGVPYFL; this is encoded by the exons atggatTTGGACCAGTGGATCTCAAAGGTGAAGGAAGGACAGCATCTTTTGGAGGACGAGCTTCAACTCCTATGCGAATAC GTAAAAGAGATTCTTATTGAGGAGTCCAATGTGCAACCTGTAAACAGTCCGGTCACAGTTTGTGGTGATATTCATGGCCAGTTCCACGACCTAATGAAACTTTTCCAGACTGGAGGCCATGTACCAGAGACAAATTACATATTTATg GGCGATTTTGTTGATCGAGGTTACAATAGCCTTGAAGTTTTCACTATCCTTTTGCTTCTTAAGGCGAG ATATCCAGCTAATATTACCCTTTTACGTGGTAATCATGAAAGCAGGCAACTTACCCAG GTATATGGCTTTTATGACGAATGCCAGAGGAAGTATGGAAATGCTAATGCCTGGCGGTATTGTACAGATGTTTTCGACTATTTGACGCTATCGGCAATTATAGATGGAACT GTGCTGTGTGTCCATGGTGGACTTTCTCCTGACATCCGAACAATTGATCAG ATACGGGTCGTTGAGCGAAATTGTGAAATTCCACATGAGGGGCCATTTTGTGATCTCATGTGGAGCGATCCTGAAGATATTGAAACATGGGCAGTAAGTCCACGAGGAGCAGGTTGGCTGTTTGGGTCCAGAGTCACTTCTGAG TTCAACCACATAAATAATCTAGATCTGGTTTGTCGAGCACACCAACTTGTTCAAGAAGGTCTTAAGTACATGTTTCAAGATAAAGGCCTTGTAACT GTCTGGTCTGCACCAAATTACTGTTATCGCTGTGGGAATGTAGCTTCTATCTTGAGTTTTAACGACACTATG